One part of the Esox lucius isolate fEsoLuc1 chromosome 10, fEsoLuc1.pri, whole genome shotgun sequence genome encodes these proteins:
- the LOC105007526 gene encoding zinc finger protein 25 isoform X1: MQYSDAKMELGVLDIEQVILGEDVMTSSTTSIKSQTVPAPQPYQHDSLQCFQCFITFCNPKSKERHMRKSHREEYNQSLQQTNTLFTCYVCDRTFPTSEELTQHQASHSLEDKPFRCPHCQTSFRTFSELTIHRRTLCKERQFVCKDCGMVFRGPNQLRTHRLSQHSHPLEEEDDDTKTHRCGKCRRGFETEVELVMHQENFAGEQHCDGKLKKRGRPAKKVTESEGESANGEKRVHPKEILQIPCPEAECDLTFSSVALLRAHKKEKHGRPPPTRKAHSCSECEESYARPEQLNAHKARAHSSGRHNCPTCGKSFGRESNLKAHLKVHTEDEEATDDEKR, encoded by the exons ATGCAAT ATTCAGACGCCAAAATGGAGTTGGGTGTGTTGGACATTGAACAGGTAATTCTGGGGGAAGATGTGATGACCAGTTCCACAACGTCTATAAAATCCCAGACCGTCCCTGCTCCCCAACCTT ATCAACACGACAGCCTGCAATGTTTTCAGTGCTTCATCACATTCTGTAATCCTAAATCTAAGGAAAGGCACATGAGAAAAAGCCACCGTGAGGAATACAATCAGTCGCTCCAGCAG ACCAATACACTTTTTACCTGTTATGTTTGCGATCGTACCTTCCCCACTTCGGAAGAGCTGACCCAGCATCAGGCCTCACACAGTCTTGAAGACAAGCCCTTCCGCTGCCCCCACTGCCAGACAAGCTTCCGGACCTTCTCTGAG TTAACAATCCACCGCCGAACGCTGTGCAAGGAGAGGCAGTTTGTGTGCAAGGACTGTGGCATGGTATTCCGGGGCCCAAACCAGTTACGCACTCACCGTCTCAGCCAGCACTCCCATCCATTGGAAGAAGAGGATGATGACACCAAAACTCACCGTTGCGGCAAGTGCAGACGTGGCTTTGAGACTGAGGTGGAACTAGTGATGCACCAGGAGAACTTTGCGGGCGAACAGCATTGTGATGGAAAGTTAAAAAAACGAGGCCGCCCTGCCAAGAAAGTGACTGAGTCTGAGGGAGAGTCTGCTAACGGAGAGAAAAGAGTGCACCCGAAGGAGATACTTCAGATACCCTGTCCTGAAGCCGAGTGTGACCTCACATTCTCCTCGGTGGCCCTGCTCAGAGCCCACAAGAAGGAAAAGCATGGGCGGCCACCTCCGACTCGTAAAGCTCACTCTTGTTCAGAGTGTGAAGAGAGCTACGCCCGGCCAGAGCAGCTGAATGCCCACAAGGCTAGGGCTCACAGCTCCGGCCGACACAACTGCCCTACCTGCGGTAAGAGCTTTGGCCGAGAGAGCAACCTGAAGGCACACCTGAAGGTCCACACTGAGGACGAAGAGGCCACAGATGACGAAAAGAGATAA
- the LOC105007526 gene encoding oocyte zinc finger protein XlCOF26 isoform X2 yields MELGVLDIEQVILGEDVMTSSTTSIKSQTVPAPQPYQHDSLQCFQCFITFCNPKSKERHMRKSHREEYNQSLQQTNTLFTCYVCDRTFPTSEELTQHQASHSLEDKPFRCPHCQTSFRTFSELTIHRRTLCKERQFVCKDCGMVFRGPNQLRTHRLSQHSHPLEEEDDDTKTHRCGKCRRGFETEVELVMHQENFAGEQHCDGKLKKRGRPAKKVTESEGESANGEKRVHPKEILQIPCPEAECDLTFSSVALLRAHKKEKHGRPPPTRKAHSCSECEESYARPEQLNAHKARAHSSGRHNCPTCGKSFGRESNLKAHLKVHTEDEEATDDEKR; encoded by the exons ATGGAGTTGGGTGTGTTGGACATTGAACAGGTAATTCTGGGGGAAGATGTGATGACCAGTTCCACAACGTCTATAAAATCCCAGACCGTCCCTGCTCCCCAACCTT ATCAACACGACAGCCTGCAATGTTTTCAGTGCTTCATCACATTCTGTAATCCTAAATCTAAGGAAAGGCACATGAGAAAAAGCCACCGTGAGGAATACAATCAGTCGCTCCAGCAG ACCAATACACTTTTTACCTGTTATGTTTGCGATCGTACCTTCCCCACTTCGGAAGAGCTGACCCAGCATCAGGCCTCACACAGTCTTGAAGACAAGCCCTTCCGCTGCCCCCACTGCCAGACAAGCTTCCGGACCTTCTCTGAG TTAACAATCCACCGCCGAACGCTGTGCAAGGAGAGGCAGTTTGTGTGCAAGGACTGTGGCATGGTATTCCGGGGCCCAAACCAGTTACGCACTCACCGTCTCAGCCAGCACTCCCATCCATTGGAAGAAGAGGATGATGACACCAAAACTCACCGTTGCGGCAAGTGCAGACGTGGCTTTGAGACTGAGGTGGAACTAGTGATGCACCAGGAGAACTTTGCGGGCGAACAGCATTGTGATGGAAAGTTAAAAAAACGAGGCCGCCCTGCCAAGAAAGTGACTGAGTCTGAGGGAGAGTCTGCTAACGGAGAGAAAAGAGTGCACCCGAAGGAGATACTTCAGATACCCTGTCCTGAAGCCGAGTGTGACCTCACATTCTCCTCGGTGGCCCTGCTCAGAGCCCACAAGAAGGAAAAGCATGGGCGGCCACCTCCGACTCGTAAAGCTCACTCTTGTTCAGAGTGTGAAGAGAGCTACGCCCGGCCAGAGCAGCTGAATGCCCACAAGGCTAGGGCTCACAGCTCCGGCCGACACAACTGCCCTACCTGCGGTAAGAGCTTTGGCCGAGAGAGCAACCTGAAGGCACACCTGAAGGTCCACACTGAGGACGAAGAGGCCACAGATGACGAAAAGAGATAA